One stretch of Natronolimnobius baerhuensis DNA includes these proteins:
- a CDS encoding DNA-directed RNA polymerase subunit H: MVDVSPHELVPEHTILEEDTLEEVLTEYDIDRTDLPKIKRNDPALPDDAGVGDVIKIVRNSRTTDQAVVYRLVVE, encoded by the coding sequence ATGGTAGACGTAAGCCCACACGAACTCGTGCCGGAACACACTATCCTCGAGGAGGACACACTCGAGGAGGTACTTACCGAGTACGACATCGACCGTACAGACTTACCGAAAATTAAGCGCAATGACCCCGCGCTTCCCGACGATGCAGGGGTTGGAGATGTTATCAAAATCGTCCGAAATTCACGCACAACCGACCAGGCAGTTGTATATCGACTTGTGGTGGAATAA